The following proteins come from a genomic window of Bacillus sp. (in: firmicutes):
- the trpD gene encoding anthranilate phosphoribosyltransferase, which translates to MFKEILNKCVIGETLSELEAEAIMNEIMSGNASQSQIASFISILRFRGETVDELVGFAKAMRSHMTHVNYEDDSVIDTCGTGGDGASTFNISTTASIILSALGVKVAKHGNRAFTSNSGSADVLEQLGINIQSTPEEARNSLNDYNLSFLFAPHYHSSMRHAAVPRKDVGFRTIFNLLGPISNPANCKYQLIGVYDTEPAEKMAETLKRLGSKRVLLVTGRDGLDECSITTETDVVELNNGIITRRTISPEDFGLERGTLEELRVSSVAESAYILESVLAGSGNRSATNIVLLNAGAGLYAAEKCNSIKEGVELAKAAIQEGDALNQLNKLRDGNRAVKETEQYA; encoded by the coding sequence ATGTTTAAAGAAATTTTAAATAAATGCGTTATTGGGGAAACATTATCTGAACTAGAAGCAGAAGCGATTATGAATGAAATCATGTCTGGAAATGCATCGCAAAGCCAAATTGCGAGCTTCATCTCAATTTTACGTTTCAGAGGCGAAACGGTTGACGAGCTAGTTGGCTTCGCAAAGGCGATGCGTTCTCATATGACACATGTCAATTATGAAGATGATTCCGTCATTGATACGTGTGGAACAGGCGGTGATGGAGCCTCAACTTTTAATATTTCAACGACCGCTTCGATTATCTTATCAGCCTTAGGTGTGAAGGTGGCGAAGCACGGAAACCGCGCTTTTACATCTAATAGCGGCAGTGCTGATGTGTTGGAACAGCTAGGAATTAATATTCAAAGTACACCAGAAGAAGCGCGGAATTCGCTAAATGATTATAATTTAAGCTTTTTATTCGCGCCACATTATCATTCATCGATGCGTCATGCAGCTGTACCGAGAAAGGATGTTGGCTTCCGAACAATTTTTAATCTTTTAGGACCAATTTCCAATCCCGCTAATTGTAAATATCAGCTAATCGGTGTTTATGATACGGAACCAGCCGAAAAAATGGCCGAAACATTGAAACGTCTTGGCTCAAAACGAGTATTGCTCGTAACAGGTCGTGATGGCTTGGATGAATGCTCAATTACAACAGAAACCGATGTTGTCGAATTAAATAATGGCATTATTACAAGAAGGACGATTTCACCTGAGGACTTCGGGTTGGAAAGAGGCACGTTAGAAGAACTGCGTGTTTCTTCAGTAGCGGAAAGTGCCTATATACTCGAAAGTGTTCTTGCGGGTAGTGGAAATCGCTCTGCTACAAATATTGTCTTATTAAACGCAGGGGCTGGGCTTTATGCAGCTGAAAAATGTAATTCAATCAAGGAAGGTGTCGAGCTTGCAAAAGCTGCCATTCAAGAAGGAGACGCTTTAAACCAGCTAAATAAACTACGTGATGGAAATAGAGCTGTAAAGGAGACAGAGCAATATGCTTAA
- a CDS encoding tetratricopeptide repeat protein, giving the protein MDEKLQKAIQLVANGEINEGLDFLHSLIAKANHEEKLLIADLYLQWGFLEEAKSIINELLELYPDEGQLYIYAAEIAIEEDEGEVALDYLEEVKEEDPAFLQALIMMADLFQIEGLDEAAEQKLLKAKRLAPEEVLIDLGLGQFYANIGEYQKAIPFFKKLINTNVDIEQTNIHLLLADAFVHTGHFEEALECYEKGLQVEFDINALFNYGFIAYQLERYELAIAKWNSLKELDYEYVPVYLYLAKAYEHAGALKESYDTAREGLTYAPDYKELLVFAAKMAMKLQTDEDVEAYLVKAIEIDSGYIEAINLLSSYYLYHEQYDDIVHILHQAIENDEYDPMFDWDLATAKKHLEIYNDALNHFENAYTYFKDNIQFLKDFGYFLLEDGDAKRAKKMFKQILELDSANTEIEEELVRLEDW; this is encoded by the coding sequence ATGGACGAGAAGCTGCAAAAAGCTATTCAACTAGTTGCAAACGGAGAAATTAACGAAGGGCTTGATTTTTTACATAGTCTTATTGCAAAAGCTAATCATGAAGAAAAACTATTAATTGCAGATTTATATTTACAATGGGGCTTTTTAGAGGAAGCGAAAAGCATAATCAACGAATTACTCGAATTATACCCAGATGAAGGACAACTTTATATTTACGCCGCCGAAATCGCAATTGAAGAAGATGAGGGAGAAGTTGCTTTAGATTATTTAGAGGAAGTAAAAGAAGAAGATCCAGCCTTTCTTCAAGCGCTCATCATGATGGCTGATTTATTTCAAATTGAAGGACTTGATGAGGCCGCCGAACAAAAGCTTTTGAAAGCAAAAAGGCTTGCCCCTGAGGAAGTTTTAATTGATTTAGGTTTAGGACAGTTTTATGCCAATATTGGAGAGTATCAGAAAGCCATTCCGTTTTTCAAAAAATTAATAAATACGAATGTCGATATTGAACAAACGAATATTCACTTGCTTTTAGCAGATGCTTTCGTACATACTGGTCATTTTGAAGAAGCTCTAGAATGCTATGAAAAAGGTCTGCAAGTTGAGTTTGATATCAATGCGCTGTTTAATTATGGGTTTATTGCCTATCAGCTTGAAAGATATGAGCTTGCTATTGCAAAATGGAATAGCTTAAAGGAATTAGACTACGAATACGTACCGGTTTATCTTTATTTAGCAAAAGCCTACGAACATGCTGGGGCCCTTAAGGAAAGTTATGATACGGCAAGAGAAGGTTTAACCTATGCTCCGGATTATAAGGAATTGCTTGTGTTTGCTGCAAAAATGGCGATGAAGCTGCAAACCGACGAAGATGTGGAAGCATATTTAGTTAAGGCGATTGAGATTGATTCAGGCTATATTGAAGCCATCAATTTGTTGTCAAGCTATTATCTATATCATGAACAATATGATGATATTGTTCACATTCTACATCAGGCTATCGAAAATGATGAATATGACCCTATGTTCGATTGGGACTTAGCGACAGCAAAAAAACATTTAGAAATTTATAATGATGCATTAAATCACTTTGAGAATGCATATACTTATTTCAAAGATAATATTCAGTTTCTTAAGGATTTTGGTTATTTTCTTTTGGAAGATGGAGACGCGAAAAGAGCAAAGAAAATGTTCAAGCAAATCCTCGAACTGGACTCAGCAAATACAGAAATTGAAGAGGAGCTAGTGCGTTTAGAAGATTGGTAG
- a CDS encoding histidinol-phosphate transaminase gives MKVKEQLVGLTPYQPGKPIEEVKRELGLEKITKLASNENPFGCSLQAKEAIQAGLNELALYPDGYARDMREKIARFIGVEENQLIFGNGSDELIAILCIALLSPDKNTVMANPSFSQYSHNAIIQGAEIRMIENINGEHDLDGMLKAIDENTAIVWVCTPNNPTGTYIPEEKLVNFIKNVPDHVLIVIDEAYNEYVVASDYPNTLSLLSEYPNLLVLRTFSKAYGLAALRVGYGVGNPDLITALDPARGPFNTSRIAQAAITAAIDDQDFINSCVKANREGLEQYYQFCKENGLDYFPSQANFILIDFKRSGQELFDYLLRKGFIVRSGTALGYPTSVRITVGSREQNEEIIQALKEMLDGSR, from the coding sequence ATAAAAGTGAAAGAACAACTAGTTGGGTTAACACCTTATCAGCCGGGCAAGCCAATTGAAGAAGTAAAAAGAGAGCTTGGCCTTGAGAAAATTACAAAATTAGCATCAAACGAAAATCCATTTGGATGCTCACTTCAAGCAAAGGAAGCTATTCAAGCGGGCTTAAATGAATTAGCATTATATCCTGATGGCTATGCTCGTGATATGCGTGAAAAAATCGCTCGATTTATCGGTGTCGAAGAAAATCAACTCATTTTTGGAAATGGCTCTGACGAACTGATTGCCATCCTTTGCATAGCCCTTTTATCTCCTGATAAAAATACAGTCATGGCGAATCCGTCTTTCTCACAATATAGCCATAATGCGATTATCCAAGGTGCGGAAATCCGCATGATTGAAAATATAAATGGTGAGCATGATTTAGATGGAATGCTAAAGGCAATCGATGAAAATACGGCAATTGTTTGGGTATGCACACCGAACAATCCAACTGGTACGTATATTCCAGAAGAAAAGCTTGTAAACTTTATTAAAAATGTTCCTGATCACGTCTTGATTGTAATTGATGAAGCTTATAATGAATATGTCGTGGCTAGTGACTATCCAAATACATTATCGCTTTTAAGTGAATATCCGAATTTGTTAGTCTTACGGACATTTTCAAAAGCATATGGACTTGCGGCATTAAGGGTAGGTTATGGTGTCGGAAATCCTGATTTAATTACAGCGCTTGATCCTGCAAGGGGCCCTTTTAATACATCAAGAATTGCCCAAGCCGCGATTACAGCGGCGATTGATGACCAAGATTTTATCAACTCTTGTGTAAAAGCAAATCGGGAAGGTCTTGAGCAATATTATCAATTTTGTAAAGAAAATGGGTTGGATTATTTTCCATCACAAGCGAATTTCATTTTAATAGATTTTAAACGCTCTGGGCAGGAATTGTTTGATTATTTATTAAGAAAAGGATTTATTGTCCGCTCCGGTACTGCACTAGGCTATCCAACTTCCGTAAGAATTACCGTTGGAAGCCGTGAACAAAATGAGGAAATCATTCAAGCTTTAAAAGAAATGCTTGACGGATCACGTTAG
- the aroA gene encoding 3-phosphoshikimate 1-carboxyvinyltransferase, which produces MSTTQLITNVSSLNGTVLVPGDKSISHRAVMFGAIANGKTTITGFLPGEDCLSTINCFRKMGVGIHQMGDYVEIESAGIDGLQEPVDILDVGNSGTTTRLMLGILATRPFHSVIIGDESIAKRPMGRVTNPLRTMGAKIDGRNDGMFTPLSIRGGETKGIEYNSPVASAQVKSAILLAGLGSKGVTTVTEPALSRDHTERMLEAFGAKISRDGLSVSIEGGQSLSATAIEVPGDISSAAFFLVAGAIVPNSEITLKNVGMNPTRVGIVTVLENMGAALSVTNERVVNGEPVADLTISTSNLKGIEIYGDIIPTLIDEIPIIALLATQAEGKTIIRDAEELKVKETNRIDTVVTELRKMGAIIEATDDGMIIEGKASLHGADVNSYGDHRIGMMLSIAALIANTETILENPEAIAVSYPNFFEHLAGLVKER; this is translated from the coding sequence TTGTCAACTACACAATTAATAACAAATGTGTCAAGCCTTAATGGAACTGTTCTAGTTCCAGGCGATAAATCTATTTCCCATCGCGCCGTCATGTTTGGGGCGATTGCCAATGGGAAAACAACAATCACCGGCTTTTTGCCTGGGGAGGATTGTTTAAGCACGATTAATTGTTTTCGAAAAATGGGAGTTGGGATTCACCAAATGGGTGATTATGTTGAAATCGAATCTGCTGGCATTGATGGTCTGCAAGAACCAGTTGATATACTTGATGTTGGAAATTCAGGAACGACGACAAGATTAATGCTTGGCATTCTAGCAACAAGACCGTTTCATTCTGTAATTATTGGTGATGAGTCAATTGCCAAAAGGCCAATGGGGAGAGTGACAAACCCGTTAAGAACGATGGGTGCAAAGATTGATGGCCGTAATGACGGGATGTTTACGCCTTTATCAATCAGGGGCGGAGAAACGAAAGGGATTGAGTATAACTCACCAGTGGCAAGTGCCCAAGTGAAATCGGCAATTCTTTTAGCTGGTCTTGGCTCAAAAGGGGTAACAACGGTCACGGAACCTGCCCTTTCGAGAGATCATACTGAAAGAATGCTAGAAGCTTTTGGTGCGAAAATTAGCCGCGATGGTTTGTCAGTCTCAATTGAAGGCGGGCAGTCACTTTCAGCGACAGCGATTGAAGTGCCCGGTGATATTTCATCTGCCGCTTTTTTCTTAGTGGCAGGTGCTATTGTACCTAATAGCGAGATAACTCTTAAAAATGTCGGCATGAATCCTACCCGTGTCGGGATTGTCACCGTACTAGAAAACATGGGAGCGGCCTTGTCAGTAACGAATGAACGAGTTGTAAACGGCGAACCAGTTGCTGATTTAACAATTTCAACGTCTAATTTAAAAGGGATAGAAATTTACGGCGATATTATCCCGACATTAATTGATGAAATTCCAATCATCGCCCTGCTTGCGACCCAAGCGGAAGGAAAAACAATCATTCGCGATGCGGAAGAGTTAAAAGTAAAGGAAACGAATCGCATTGACACCGTTGTTACCGAACTAAGAAAAATGGGGGCTATTATTGAAGCAACAGATGATGGGATGATTATCGAAGGAAAGGCATCCTTACATGGTGCGGATGTTAATAGCTATGGTGATCATCGCATTGGTATGATGCTATCTATCGCAGCCCTTATTGCTAATACTGAAACAATATTGGAAAATCCAGAAGCAATAGCTGTTTCCTATCCAAACTTTTTTGAACATTTAGCCGGGCTAGTGAAGGAAAGGTAG
- the aroH gene encoding chorismate mutase, which yields MIRGIRGAITVKENDANEMVDCTKKLCEEMIQKNAIIPENVAQVLISVTEDLDAVFPAKALRLLDGWMYVPVMCMREVPVVHSLQKCIRVMMTVETDLPQDKIEHVYLEGASVLRPDLSINK from the coding sequence TTGATTCGTGGGATTAGAGGAGCGATAACGGTAAAAGAAAATGATGCAAATGAAATGGTTGACTGTACAAAGAAGCTTTGTGAGGAAATGATTCAGAAAAATGCTATTATTCCTGAAAATGTTGCTCAAGTACTTATCTCAGTTACAGAAGACTTAGATGCTGTTTTTCCAGCGAAAGCGCTGCGTTTATTGGATGGCTGGATGTATGTTCCAGTTATGTGCATGCGTGAAGTTCCTGTCGTCCATTCATTGCAAAAATGCATTCGCGTGATGATGACGGTAGAAACAGATCTTCCCCAAGATAAAATCGAGCATGTTTATTTAGAAGGGGCAAGCGTACTAAGACCTGATTTATCTATTAATAAATAA
- a CDS encoding YpiB family protein, translating to MAAPVSVNEKKEFVRWFLNHYQLKRRECVWILNYLMSHDQLMKKVHFVEKAEYCPRGIIMSTHCVDEVPFRFYKDSVMTTDAEKSFHDIRLNRDQDIYIQLNFKASFTCAKYVLVLEENKFIPTHLQVNEKDQQLAQQFLEESLLSFQRDKLLKQIDDALDKFDFDKFMFLSAKLNALLECQNTSST from the coding sequence TTGGCGGCTCCTGTATCTGTCAATGAAAAGAAAGAATTCGTGCGCTGGTTTTTAAATCATTATCAGTTAAAAAGGCGGGAATGCGTTTGGATTTTGAATTATTTAATGAGCCATGATCAATTGATGAAGAAGGTCCATTTTGTTGAGAAGGCTGAATATTGTCCAAGGGGAATCATCATGTCTACTCATTGTGTTGATGAAGTACCGTTTCGATTTTACAAAGATAGTGTGATGACAACAGATGCTGAAAAATCTTTTCATGACATTCGCTTAAACCGTGATCAAGACATTTATATCCAGCTTAATTTTAAAGCCTCTTTTACTTGTGCAAAGTATGTTCTAGTTTTAGAGGAAAATAAGTTTATTCCAACCCATCTTCAAGTAAATGAAAAAGACCAACAGTTAGCTCAGCAATTTTTGGAGGAGTCATTATTATCTTTTCAGAGGGATAAGCTGCTAAAGCAAATTGATGACGCTTTAGACAAATTCGATTTTGATAAGTTTATGTTTCTATCTGCAAAATTAAATGCATTGTTAGAATGTCAAAACACTTCCTCAACGTAG
- a CDS encoding anthranilate synthase component I → MNLYNFPSFLEDAKEHLTIPIVKRYFVDTITPIQIFQNLQDEATFLLESKDEASPWSRYSFIGLHPFLYVEESEGVFQIKNERNETIQSAPGFREAFRVSMEMLKVKKADVALPFWGGAVGVMGYDAISTFEKVPEHKKNDLNLKRFSFMFCETMIAFDHDQKELTIIRLVRLKGGESKEELAHVFEDVQQKIELIFNQIFDSRLKNEGLQAMEQMDLVDFSDVTSNYNKADFLKDVNKIKEYIKAGDIFQAVLSQRFEIPISVGGFELYRVLRMVNPSPYLFYLKLDGYELVGSSPERLIQIENGHLEIHPIAGTRRRGRTKEEDELLAKELLADEKERAEHYMLVDLARNDIGRVAEYGSVETPVLMELGKFSHVMHLISKVTGQLKDGVHPIDAFISGFPAGTVSGAPKIRAMQILQEMEPTARNVYAGTVAYLGFDGNIDSCIAIRTILVKDKKAYVQAGAGIVADSVPELEYKETINKASAMIKSIKLAEKMFQREEKTYV, encoded by the coding sequence ATGAATTTATATAATTTCCCCTCATTTTTAGAAGATGCGAAAGAGCATCTAACGATTCCCATTGTGAAACGTTATTTTGTTGATACGATTACACCAATCCAAATTTTTCAAAATTTACAAGATGAGGCTACTTTTCTTCTTGAAAGTAAAGATGAAGCATCACCATGGTCGCGATATTCGTTTATCGGCTTACATCCTTTTTTATATGTGGAAGAAAGTGAAGGTGTATTTCAAATAAAAAATGAGCGCAATGAAACGATACAATCGGCCCCAGGTTTTCGCGAAGCATTCCGTGTTTCGATGGAAATGTTGAAGGTCAAAAAGGCTGATGTAGCACTACCTTTCTGGGGCGGTGCAGTAGGTGTCATGGGCTATGATGCAATTTCAACCTTTGAAAAAGTGCCTGAGCATAAAAAAAATGATTTAAACTTAAAACGGTTTTCATTTATGTTTTGTGAAACGATGATTGCCTTTGACCATGATCAAAAGGAATTAACGATTATACGGCTTGTGCGCTTAAAAGGCGGGGAATCAAAAGAGGAATTAGCGCATGTATTTGAGGATGTTCAGCAAAAAATCGAGTTGATTTTTAATCAAATTTTTGATTCGCGCCTGAAAAATGAAGGGTTGCAAGCAATGGAACAAATGGATTTGGTTGATTTCAGTGATGTCACCTCCAATTACAATAAAGCTGACTTTTTGAAAGATGTAAACAAGATTAAAGAGTATATAAAAGCCGGGGATATTTTTCAAGCTGTGTTATCACAACGCTTTGAAATACCAATTAGCGTGGGAGGCTTTGAATTATATCGAGTATTAAGGATGGTGAATCCGTCCCCGTATTTATTTTATTTAAAGCTAGATGGCTATGAGCTTGTTGGCAGTTCGCCAGAACGGTTAATCCAAATTGAGAATGGTCATCTTGAAATACATCCGATTGCAGGAACGAGAAGAAGAGGGCGCACAAAGGAAGAGGATGAACTTCTCGCTAAAGAGCTATTAGCTGATGAAAAAGAACGTGCGGAACATTACATGCTCGTTGATTTAGCAAGAAATGATATTGGCAGGGTTGCCGAATATGGGTCTGTAGAAACGCCGGTATTGATGGAATTGGGTAAGTTTTCACATGTGATGCACTTGATTTCCAAGGTTACAGGGCAGTTAAAGGATGGGGTTCATCCGATTGATGCATTCATTTCTGGATTTCCAGCTGGGACGGTCTCAGGAGCACCGAAAATTCGCGCGATGCAAATTTTGCAAGAAATGGAGCCAACAGCCCGCAACGTATATGCTGGTACAGTAGCTTATCTCGGTTTTGATGGGAATATTGACTCATGTATCGCGATTCGTACGATTCTAGTGAAAGACAAAAAGGCTTATGTTCAGGCAGGTGCAGGAATTGTTGCTGATTCTGTACCAGAGCTTGAGTATAAAGAAACGATCAATAAAGCGAGCGCGATGATTAAAAGTATTAAGTTGGCCGAAAAAATGTTCCAACGGGAGGAAAAAACATATGTTTAA
- a CDS encoding DUF2487 family protein, translated as MKWISTDIEMYMKAKEYVDTVVVPLVPISLQGEISTICEMGEFITILSAELEREYKGRMVLLPAFTYLKNEETTALIERINLWNRTLVDSGVKHVILLTSDPDWKLNEKDVQATLLWVPSISFHDVDKKYIEQMLKSQLKPIQTIVMNLWMKEE; from the coding sequence ATGAAATGGATAAGTACAGATATAGAAATGTATATGAAAGCAAAAGAATATGTAGATACTGTTGTGGTGCCCTTGGTGCCAATTTCGTTACAAGGAGAAATAAGTACAATCTGTGAGATGGGGGAATTTATCACGATTTTGTCGGCAGAGCTGGAAAGGGAATACAAAGGAAGGATGGTTTTGCTACCAGCGTTTACATATTTAAAAAATGAGGAGACAACAGCATTAATTGAGCGCATCAATTTATGGAATCGTACATTGGTGGATAGTGGTGTTAAACATGTAATCCTCCTTACCTCTGATCCAGATTGGAAGCTGAATGAAAAAGATGTACAAGCTACTTTACTTTGGGTGCCTTCCATTTCTTTTCACGATGTTGACAAAAAGTATATAGAACAAATGTTAAAATCACAACTGAAACCAATTCAAACAATTGTGATGAATCTGTGGATGAAAGAGGAGTAA
- the trpC gene encoding indole-3-glycerol phosphate synthase TrpC, which yields MLNKIIATKKEEVSNLVLPREEVVKHVSFFNALKNKKNEVALIAEVKKASPSKGIIKENFDPLEIAREYEQGGADAISVLTDRQYFQGSRDYIPLIKKEIALPILRKDFIIDNTQILESKYLGADAILLIAEALEASKLAEFYQYATELGLDCLVEVHSAHALEGILSIFTPKIIGVNNRNLATFEVTLKQTEMIANYIPEGSLFVSESGIFNYEDIQRVKSAGADAVLVGESLMRSETPAQGILSLFGVEQ from the coding sequence ATGCTTAATAAAATTATCGCAACAAAAAAAGAAGAGGTGTCTAATTTAGTTTTACCTCGGGAAGAAGTAGTAAAACATGTATCGTTTTTCAATGCTTTAAAAAATAAAAAAAATGAAGTTGCTTTGATTGCTGAAGTAAAAAAAGCATCACCTTCAAAAGGGATAATCAAAGAAAATTTCGACCCGCTTGAGATTGCTAGAGAGTATGAACAGGGTGGTGCAGATGCAATCTCTGTTTTAACGGACAGACAATATTTTCAAGGGAGCAGGGATTATATTCCGCTTATTAAAAAAGAAATTGCCTTGCCAATCCTTCGCAAAGATTTTATAATTGATAATACTCAAATATTGGAGAGCAAATATTTAGGAGCGGATGCAATTCTTTTAATAGCGGAAGCATTGGAGGCTAGTAAACTAGCTGAATTTTATCAATATGCGACCGAGTTAGGGTTGGATTGTTTAGTTGAAGTGCATTCGGCGCATGCCTTAGAAGGAATCCTTTCCATTTTCACCCCGAAAATTATCGGCGTAAATAACCGTAATCTAGCGACCTTTGAAGTAACGTTAAAGCAAACGGAAATGATTGCAAATTATATACCTGAAGGAAGCTTGTTCGTAAGTGAGAGTGGGATTTTTAACTATGAAGATATTCAAAGGGTTAAAAGTGCTGGAGCAGACGCTGTTTTAGTCGGAGAATCTTTGATGAGAAGTGAGACACCAGCACAAGGGATTTTATCTTTATTTGGAGTTGAACAATGA
- a CDS encoding phosphoribosylanthranilate isomerase: protein MRTVKVKLCGNHSLQDLQFSVQSGADFIGIVFAESKRKVDPVQCGEWIHQIEKESKQKYVGIFVNPSLREISDVLQHVPLDIIQFHGNESPMQIVEAKMATGLTVWKAIHHCHNSIERMKDYHRVADGYVIDSKVKGAWGGTGERFDWEAIPSYQKEAEQQGVGCLIAGGITPDNVKRILQYHPHGIDISSGIETNGIKDYQKIQLLIDNLNPYQNA, encoded by the coding sequence ATGAGAACAGTAAAAGTTAAGTTATGTGGTAACCATTCCTTGCAAGATTTACAGTTTTCCGTGCAAAGCGGCGCTGATTTCATCGGGATTGTCTTTGCGGAAAGCAAGCGAAAAGTAGACCCTGTTCAATGTGGCGAGTGGATTCACCAAATCGAAAAAGAGAGTAAGCAGAAATATGTAGGGATTTTCGTGAATCCAAGCCTGCGCGAAATCTCTGATGTTTTGCAGCATGTGCCACTAGATATTATTCAATTTCATGGCAATGAATCTCCGATGCAAATCGTCGAAGCAAAAATGGCAACAGGCCTCACTGTTTGGAAAGCCATTCACCATTGTCATAATAGCATCGAAAGAATGAAAGACTATCATCGTGTAGCAGATGGTTATGTTATTGATTCAAAGGTGAAAGGGGCATGGGGCGGTACTGGAGAAAGATTTGATTGGGAGGCGATTCCTTCCTATCAAAAAGAGGCTGAACAGCAGGGTGTTGGCTGTTTGATTGCTGGTGGAATTACTCCGGATAATGTGAAGCGAATCTTACAATATCACCCACATGGAATTGATATTTCAAGCGGCATTGAGACAAATGGCATAAAAGATTATCAGAAAATTCAGTTGTTAATTGATAATTTGAACCCATACCAAAATGCTTAA
- a CDS encoding prephenate dehydrogenase, whose amino-acid sequence MKKRVFVIGLGLIGGSIALAIKRSHDAVVVGYEINEDRLALAKTLNVIDESATCIEDGAKNADLIIISAPVQQTEIIIEMLTKIELKPSVIITDVGSTKRQIMEKAMLLLNKGVTFIGGHPMAGSHKSGVSAARAHLFENAYYILTPGKDTPVAMIEELKDWLKGTKANFLILTPKEHDEFTGAVSHFPHIVAASLVHQVAALDEKDSTVSSLAAGGFRDITRIASSSPVMWRDILLHNKETLLELLEKWRIEMEHVKKIIDTVDSEAIYAYFKDAKEFRDRLPVRQKGAIPSFYDLYVDVPDHPGSISDVTGILATEEISITNIRIIEVREDIMGVLRLSFRNEEDRKRAQACLAVHHYESFIEM is encoded by the coding sequence TTGAAGAAAAGAGTATTTGTAATCGGCCTTGGTTTAATCGGAGGTTCGATTGCTTTAGCGATTAAACGTAGCCATGATGCAGTAGTCGTTGGTTACGAGATTAATGAAGATCGGCTCGCTTTAGCGAAAACATTAAATGTTATTGACGAGTCGGCAACTTGTATTGAAGACGGAGCTAAGAATGCGGATTTAATTATCATTTCTGCTCCAGTGCAGCAAACAGAAATTATCATCGAAATGCTAACAAAGATAGAGCTAAAACCATCTGTTATTATTACAGATGTTGGCAGTACAAAACGACAAATTATGGAAAAAGCAATGCTTTTACTTAATAAAGGTGTTACCTTTATCGGCGGTCATCCAATGGCAGGCTCCCATAAAAGCGGTGTAAGCGCAGCAAGAGCGCATTTGTTTGAAAATGCTTATTACATTTTGACGCCGGGAAAGGATACACCAGTAGCAATGATTGAGGAGTTAAAAGACTGGCTGAAAGGTACAAAAGCGAATTTTTTAATTCTTACACCAAAAGAGCATGATGAATTTACAGGTGCCGTCAGTCATTTTCCGCATATTGTTGCTGCGAGCCTCGTTCATCAGGTGGCTGCTTTAGATGAAAAAGATTCGACTGTTTCCAGCTTAGCAGCTGGCGGGTTTCGTGATATAACGAGAATCGCTTCGAGTAGCCCGGTTATGTGGCGCGACATTTTGCTTCATAATAAAGAGACGTTACTTGAGCTTCTTGAAAAATGGCGTATCGAGATGGAACATGTCAAGAAAATCATTGATACGGTGGATAGTGAAGCGATTTATGCTTATTTTAAGGATGCGAAAGAGTTCCGCGATAGATTGCCAGTAAGACAAAAAGGGGCAATCCCGTCATTTTATGATTTATATGTTGATGTACCAGACCACCCAGGTAGTATTTCCGATGTAACGGGGATCCTTGCCACTGAGGAAATCAGCATTACAAATATTAGAATTATCGAGGTTAGGGAAGATATTATGGGTGTGCTTAGACTGAGCTTCCGTAACGAAGAAGACCGAAAACGAGCACAGGCTTGTCTAGCCGTTCATCATTACGAATCATTTATCGAAATGTAA